The genomic stretch ACAATTCAAAAATTTGCTAACTAAAATTCCGATTAGGCTTTGTGATATCCTTAATAAGGTTACGTTCAAATTGAAAGATACTTAACTGTATTaatattctttgattctatttttttagaattgatctcgtcattattagaacaagtggatGATTTGCTGTAATTATTACTCCCTCTGTTCCTTTTCAAGTGGATGATTTGCTGTAAAGATGATACACAAATATATTTCAGACCATACACTTATGAAAAATTTATATACAATGAAAAGTTCAAAGTGTAATAATGAAGGTTTTCTCTCAAAGATTTTCTTGTTGttcgttcttttcttttctcaatGCTTTCTTCTTGTCTTTCACTTTTTCTAATTCTTTCAAATTTACAAGACTTATTTATATAGTTGAAGAATAGATATGTTGGAGGgtgaaattaaaatatccttaatTTCACAATTGTATGAAGATGCTTGCAGCAAACAATGGGTGTGGGGATGAAATGAGTGGAAACGACGATGGTACAATAGTACAATCCTATTTACAAATTATTTGAGTAGTGTAAATAATATTGGATCTTTTACTAGTTGTATTCTTACCACATATTATCATTTCAGTCGTTATCTTCTATTCAGAGGCTTCAAATACAAGTTGATGAAGCTTAAGTAGAGTTTAGAGCCTGTCTTTAGAATATGGTGAGAATGAAACTTTAAAGTCTATATATTTCATAGTCTTGAGGCTTATGAGGTTTGAAGTATCAGAGTCTTTctcaaaattattctaaatagatTCTTGCAGAGATATAAACTTTGAAATTCAGATGCTTGAATTTCATTTAAAGATGtctttgtttcttcttttggTTCAGAGTGCATTTATAGTTCAGAGTATGCTTACTTTAGATGTTGATAATCTTCATATTTTGCTTAGCTCAGACTTTAGATATGCTTAGTCCATAGTCTGCTTCGTCCATACTTGACTTTTTCAGAGTCAGAATATATTTTCTTTAATCGGCATTAATTAGAGTACAAAATTATTTTCTATACATATTAAactttattatcatcaaaactcaaggatagttgaaaaactcaactttttcaacaatctcctcctttttgatgatgacaaatccACATATTTTGATGTATAATTTTTACCTggataatcaaattttaaaacgTTAGAGTTAGGTTTGTAAGCTCCCCATGAGTTTTACATTATCAAATTATTCTCAACTTCTTCAAAGTGAGGTTTGCAACATACCtataataataacataattaatttttaaacaacaacaatatcaacaaTATGATTACTTTATGAATACAAAGAACATCatgaatcaacaacaacaacaacacggtTACATCATGAACACAACAACTACATGGCTATTTCATAGACATCTGCAGCAACATAACTACAGTAATAACATTATTATTCAtaaacaacaataatatcaacaATATGGATACTTTATGAATACCAATAACCTCATGAATCAACAACATTGCTACAACAACATAGTTACATCATGAACAACAACATACAAGAATGTAAACACAACAATATAGATATATCAACAATAAAATCCTACATCCAACTTCCAACAACAAAAGTCATGGGATATTATATAACTACAACAATCCTAACATAAAGATTTTAGTGAGTAAAAGAACCTTACATACTTTTTTTAACAAGAAATGAAAGATGGGGCAAGTAGCGGAGGCTTTGTGTGGTGGTTTGATTGTATGAGAGGTTtgtcgtgaggttgaagatgatgaataatgGTGGTTGTGGTCTCTCTTTTATCACTCAAACACTCTTCTTTACCTTTTTTTCCTTCTGATATCTCTAACTCTCCTGAAATTTCATCCTTCTGTTTTTTAAAACCTCCCTTTCAAGAATCACAAAGTTAGCTTATATATCCACAAGATTAAGATTTGTGCTTGGTTCAAAACTTGGAGAAAGTGACTTGTCAATTTTCTAAAAAATGCACCAGATGATTTTGGTGTGTTGTGGTGTTTGTCTTGGGTGTGTACCTTGAATCATGAAGTGAATTTACTTcaaagaggaaaaagaaaataTCTTTGACTTTTTGTTAAAAGGTTTTTATTGAGATTGAATCTTTTATGTTATATAGATGTTTAATAACCCAAAACCATTCCCACAAGAAGATATAGATGTCATTTGATCACATTGAGCTGATTGCTTTCTCTCTTTTTATGAAACTTAACAACACTAATTTTTCTTGGTTGTTGTAACCATTGTGTATAGGTTTTCTGTTGCACATGTATTTGGTATGCCATTATGGCTCTATTTTCAAATATGTATATAAGTTCTCTTGGTGTACCATTTTGGATATGTGTACACTTGATTATGTAAATAATGTAATATGGTATTTATATGTATATTTGGTTATGTTttgttatataaaataaaatttccaAATTTGTATATAGTTTATGTCTTAAAAATACATATTTGTCAAATTGAgacttaaaacaaattatcaatgAAAAAAATAGGTTTTACCCCAATCAGTTATTATTTCAAATCAATGTAAATACTTTCTTTTTCCCTGTGATGTTAACAGAAACCGAGTGGTATGTCGCACATGCTTtatggttttaaaaataaaaaatgcagttGGCTGTTGCTAAGAATCGAACCAATGGCCAATACAACTTTCCCCTCGGTAAAACAACAATTAAAGGATAACGTGACAAGTTTTCACGGCGTCATTCGTTATCTCGCATGTCAAAAACCGAGATATACCCCCTTTTCCAGCCGAGGAAAAAATCAACGATTCAATGAAATATGTATTAATTTCTTCTTAAATTAATAATACATGATGTTTCGACCAGAATTTGATGGGAAATGAGGCAATACATGTTGTTTTAGATTTAAAAATTGTTGATTCAAAAGAGAAAAATGTATAATGGTAGGTGCAAAAGAAGaatttcataaattatttatgatgatcataaaatttgaataatgtttttttaaagtTGTGAAATTCTAAAATGTTGGATTGAGGAGTGGAAAAATCAACTAAAATGACTAGAGGTTTAATGCAATGGGTTAGCCAGAAAGGATTAGATTGTCTTGGGCCTATAACTACATATTCCAATACAAGTCCATCGAGTTAAATGAGGACTCTTTTAATGAGAGAAGAGAATTTGTCTTTGCCACCCCCAAATTATCCCTTGCACCCCCCAAAATGGTTGAAAAGACCAAAATGTCCAACAGAAATCAtgtaccacattttctgaaaactaCAGAGAtaaccagaaatttcaaatatttgggCGATACCGGGAATTTAAGCAGCGTATCAGAAATTTCGTGAAAACAAGCAAGTTTCCggtatttttatgaaatttctggtatttttTACCAGAAAttgtgaaatttccggtattttgtaccgaaaattttaaaatttacggtATTTTGTACCAGGAATTTCACAATTTCTAgtatctttataaatttttaaaaataccataaattttaaaattttcggtatttttttcattaccggaaattttgaaatttccggtatttctgttttttttttaaaatgctatttttcttatttttttaatttattaaaaatgctattttttttaaaaattgctatttttcttatattttccGGTATATTAAAAAATGCTATTTTAAAAATGCTATTTTTTGCAGTGAGGACTAGAGGTAGGGATGGTACTGTTGCGGGTCGGGCCATCGATAGAGCCAATGCTCTTGCTCGAGCTGATGATGAGGAGGCTGGTACGTCAGTCTTATGTGCTGGACGTGTTCCTCCGTCTGGTTCTAACCGGAAACGGGGGGCGGAGCAGACAGGTAGGGGGTTTCGTGCACCTCTACGCTGGGGTGGTAGAGCTTCCACTGCTGTGGACGGGCAGGTGGATCAGGATATATGAGGTTGATGAGGTTGAGCCAGAGGTTGTTGTTCGGGAGTCGTGGCTGTTGCAGAGGAGCCGGTGGCCACTGCTGAGGAGCAGATACCTGTTGCTGATGAGGAGGTGCCTAGGGTTGAGGAGCGAGTGACTATGGTTGAGGAGGGAGTTGCGGAGGAGTGGATGGTGCATGATACGGACACCACCACAACTGAATCTACTGAGCCATCAATACACACTGATGAGGCTTTTGCAGGAGGACCTTCTGACATGTTTGTTCTAACAAGACCTTCTGACATCCAGTAGCATGTACTCTCTTTGCGGATAAGTCTGGAGTTTATATAGATGTCCGCTATCTTACTCTCTTCAGCGATCTTGAGACCCCATGTTGGGCTTGGAGAGTGGCTGCATTGACGATGCTATACACGGCGTTTGATGTCGTATCTCGTCTTGACACTAGACAGCTTGCTGGTTATCTGAGCTTGTTACAGGTATATATTCTTACATTGTtatttgtgttttatttaatttatctaggcttgattatttttgtttatgtaatGCTGGATCTACGAGCACTTCCTCCGCATCTATGAGCAGAGGATCCATTGTTGTGCGGCTGCTGTCCCTTGTGCGAGGAGGTGGAAGGCCAGACAGACCTTCCAGGATAGGCACCCTTGATGGAGTACAGGCGGAGGCTGGATGCTCTGACACTGGATGATGTCATCTGGACACCGTATACAGGTCATCGCGAGCATCTTCCTTATGATGTATCTTCTTTATATTCAGGGTATGTCAGATGGGAGAACCATGTGGCTAGACACTTGCCTGAGAGGTGTCTACGCCATTTTGGTTATATATAGGGCATCCTACGACTGGTCCCAGTGGCTCCAGCTGGTGGCATTGATCGTTGGTTTTAGAGTCACATCCTCAGCTCCCCCGTGACATCATTGATACAGCCGTTGCGGTTCAGCAGCCTGGGCAGTGTCAGGATGGATATCAGGACTGGTTCCTCAGTGTGTCACACCCTAGGGTCATACCACCTGCCGCAACATCAGATGTTCTAGGGCTTTCAGATACCAGGGCTtcttcaccaccaccaccacctccatcTCCCGCTGGTGACCAGGACAGCCGCCTCCAGTACATCACAGTTCACTTGGATAGCCTCATGGCTTTGGTAAACCCTGATGGTGAGGTCCATAGTATTTTAGATAGGTTAACGGATGTTGCCCGTGGAGGACCTATATAGATTTATTTTGTATCAttgtattatttgtttatttgtatattttgtacgAACATCTTATGCGTGAACATCTTTTTTATTGCATAATCTTTTTGGCTAGTACATGTTTCGAGTAGATATagaaaataacatcaataacaaacatagttaacaaacatcAAGTGATAAACAACAAACAAGCATAAACAGTACTCATAAACATCTTTTTTATTGTATAATCTTTTTGGCTAGTACATGTTTCGAGTAGATATagaaaataacatcaataacaaacaaacatagttaacaaacatcAAGTGACAAACAACAAACAAGCATAAACAGTACTCAGAAACATGATAGCCTAGCCACTACCGGAAGACTCTAGACGAATCAGACACTTCATTATGTCGTCAACGGATCTTTGGATTTGCGCATCCAATTCGATCggacctttagttatcctacggcgaaatgatttccacatggTCTTCACAttttcatcattcttcaactcgattaagttgtatttcacccttccatttgtATCAATCCAGTCCTCCCGAAACTCGATCTTTGTCACCCTTCTGTTATCGGAATCAGGCAACAAATTATTCAACGTTTCTTTCAAGGTGGCAAAAGATTCAGTATCATCTGAAATCTTGGTTTGAACAGTAGGCTTGCAGCCATTGAAATACATATATACTTTAATCAAATACTGAGGAAGAggcattttgttgaaatgatgtgtTATCCAATAATTCTAACACCCTTATTTATACAAATAGAAGTGCATTCTAGACCACACAAATGTATCGGTGCAATTAGGACCCTCCAAAAGTGTcggcaaaatctcaaccgtttaaaaaacaaaaaaatttaaacataccggaaatttagtttatttgaaatttccggtatactTGAAATTTTAAGCTTACGGTAtacctgaaatttgaaaattttggtataccgaaaatttcaaataaactaaATTTTCGGTATGTTGTACtggaaatttcaaattaactGAATTTCCGGTATTTTGTACTGAAAATTTTGAGGTGCATACCGAAAAATTGCTTCGGAAGTTCTTtgattttcacattttttttaacaGAGGTAAAAttggatttaaaaaaaatggGGGATGCCAGATATAAAAAAGAGGGTGGCAAGTTAATTCGATGACAAGTTTATAgtattaatttttttggaattgttcGTTAtaccctattttttatttttcaaaactctaaaattgtttgaaaatgtCCTTGTTCAGAAGTTAACTTCCAAACACACTTTTGTACCATGTTATTTATATGATTTTACTCATAAAATAACTAaagaaatttattcaaaaattaaaatccGGATACTGTtacttatggaaaaaaaattcagGTATATTTGCAAGAAGTCGTAAACTTTTGAACTTTCTGTAAAATTTGTTGCAGAATAAAAGTCTGTACAAAATTCCAGAATAAATTCCGCATCAAATTTCATAGATAATTTtacaaaaaattatgaaatcTTAAAGTTAATTTTCGAACACACTCTATAACGTCGCTATGAACTTATTAtactattaacgacagaaaataCCTCGTGTATATCCATCAGAAatgttaaatattaataatagctGCAGAATTTGCTCCAAAATATATTGTAGTAAAAAGCTTAGATTATaggatttttgaaaaatatataagGTGTATAGAGccacctttattttttttttcttcttaatctATCAATGACATCTTTGTAATCTTACCACTACATTCAATCACACTTGCATGCATTTAGTTTAATAGGGAATATTCATTCTATATCAGACCCATTAATATTAGGCTTTCCAAGAAgataaatcaaaagaaaaacttttcatctgccaaacaaaaaataaaccaaaaaaaaaaaaaatagtagtagTATATGTTCGATAATTGGGGTACATAAAAAGTCAcgtatttcaattttaaaaaaatgtaaatacTATTAATTCGGTTTCCAATTATTTTATTGAGAATCCTTTCCAAGTTCCAACACAGAAATCTGTCTATATATATTGATTTTCATAACTAGATATCTTCAACCATTTAATTAAGCATTCTTAGCACTTTAGATTCAAGAATGGAAGAGAAAAGAATAATGCATTATCGTAGCTCTCACATAATTTTACTTGTTGGAGAGGGAGATTTCTCCTTCTCACTCTCCTTGGCTAGGGCATTTGGCTCAGCTTCTAACATGGTTGCTACCTCATTAGATTCTAGAGGTATATTTGGAAAACCAAATATTAACTTATAAATGCGTTTGTTACAGTTTTATTAATTGAAATACTAATGATGCtttctcttttgaaaaattcaaatacTGCAAAATTTGAAGAGTCTCTAGTTTTGAAGTATGGAAGTGCATCAAGTAACTTGAGTGAACTTGAGGTTCTTGGCTGCACCGTCTTGCACAATGTGGATGTTGGGAACATGTCTCAACACCTTTATCTCAAGAACAAAAGTTTTGATCGCATTATCTTTAACTTTCCGCATGCTGGTTTCGTTTGTCGTGAGTCCGATGAATTACAGATTCTGTAAGTTATGCATAAAGTGTCACCAAGGCTTcattttaaacaaatttatataGCAACTACATTAATATCTTATCcatcaatattttttattaataatgcaGGTTACACAGAAGATTAGTTAGTGGTTTTTTCAAAAGTGCTAAAAGCATTGTTTCATCTAGCGGAGAAATTCATGTTTCACACAAGACATCATATCCATTTTTTAAATGGGACATCGAGGGTCTGGCAGTAATTGAGGGATTGATTTTGATTGAAGAGGTGGATTTTCAACAGTCATATTATCCAGGTTATAGTAACAAGAGAGGTTCTGGCTCGCAATGTGATCACAGTTTCCCTATTGGAATGAGTAGTACTTTCAAATTTTGTTGCTTAACCATATGACAGTGTCATGATTTATTTGAAGTTGAATTTTGAGTTGTCTTTTGATGAATGTTTTTACTATTGATTTTATTTAGATAAAACCAACTCCACTagtaaagttttttttataagcaagaagAATTGGATTAAACAATAGTACAAAAGGTACTCAGCCCTAGATTATAACCGATAAAACAACGTACATTAATACAATAGCGAACACCCAAATGCAAAGCAACTCCACTAATTTGAGCACCATCATGTCCAAACACAACCATCTTGATAGAGAGTAAAATTTAGTTTTTAAGTTTATTAAGAGTTTATATAAGTTATATCTCTTTTATAATAAGCACAAAAGTCACTCCCAAGTCACTACTTTAATCATCTAAAGAATAACCAAATTGTTCCGAAATTTATCGGAAACTAATATCATTCCTACAACACCACAATATCCAACAAACCTTAAGACTAAAGGACCAATCAAACTCACCAAGAAATTTGTTATCGATCTTCAATCTCAAGCTTTGAAACAAACACGTAGAACCGGTCTTTGTTTGCTTCATCACAATCACAAACAGCCAGTGACACACTTCCGGCCACCCCAGGTTACTAACCACACAAATTAAGAAACAAATGCTCCTTATCCTCTTTATCCATTAAGCACAATACACTACTAAAAAAATATATCTATCGTAACATGTTATTATCTCGGTTAATCAATTAATCGAAATAATAGGCCTTATTTAGGTGCCt from Vicia villosa cultivar HV-30 ecotype Madison, WI linkage group LG4, Vvil1.0, whole genome shotgun sequence encodes the following:
- the LOC131596731 gene encoding uncharacterized protein LOC131596731, producing the protein MPLPQYLIKVYMYFNGCKPTVQTKISDDTESFATLKETLNNLLPDSDNRRVTKIEFREDWIDTNGRVKYNLIELKNDENVKTMWKSFRRRITKGPIELDAQIQRSVDDIMKCLIRLESSGSG
- the LOC131596732 gene encoding heavy metal-associated isoprenylated plant protein 41-like, with translation MEEKRIMHYRSSHIILLVGEGDFSFSLSLARAFGSASNMVATSLDSRESLVLKYGSASSNLSELEVLGCTVLHNVDVGNMSQHLYLKNKSFDRIIFNFPHAGFVCRESDELQILLHRRLVSGFFKSAKSIVSSSGEIHVSHKTSYPFFKWDIEGLAVIEGLILIEEVDFQQSYYPGYSNKRGSGSQCDHSFPIGMSSTFKFCCLTI